Proteins encoded together in one Canis aureus isolate CA01 chromosome 21, VMU_Caureus_v.1.0, whole genome shotgun sequence window:
- the VWCE gene encoding von Willebrand factor C and EGF domain-containing protein isoform X5 — protein sequence MGKEGGPQGHGAFARWLDKDTDECLGTPCQQRCKNSVGSYRCSCRPGFHLHGNQHSCVDVNECRRPLERRVCHHSCHNTVGSFLCTCRPGFRLRADRVSCEAFSKAALAPSAILQPLQHPPKMLLLLPEAGRPALFPGHSPPSGAPGPRTGVRTTSLPSPTPVPFTSLSSAPTQLLATLVPIPIPSASLPGTLGPPSQLQEVTPSLPRGLAATQMAPRSSACWHLGAMYESGSHWTEPGCFQCWCQNGEVTCEKVTCEAACSHPIPSEDGGCCPSCAGCFHSGVIRAEGDVFSPPNENCTVCVCLAGNVSCISPECPPGPCQTSLKSDCCTCVPVRCYFHGRWYADGAVFSGGGDECTTCVCQNGEVECSFTPCPELDCPREEWWLGPGQCCFTCRESTPMTGCSLDDNGVEFPIGQIWSPGDPCELCICQADGSVSCKRTDCVDSCPHPIRIPGQCCPDCSAGCTYTGRIFYNNQTFPSVQDPCLSCICLLGSVACSPVDCPITCTYPFHPDGECCPVCRDCNYEGRKVVNGQLFTLDDEPCTQCTCQLGEVSCEKVPCQLACLDPSEPPGDCCSSCPDSLERKAVEVGKAARSPRGDAEAPVNCSSCPGTPAALAQKPVFRVLQLLRTNLSDTQTSPMSPSGAHTSPSSPLGPRGTFPGEPGASQPSLGPLIPPRASSLPPVSPGAPGPPPVTPEPSSSFSGAQTLSRRPSSPAVVLTEASVHSMRAPSPSETPAILLRPRRLSPATARLSAALVASATSSPQWPAAGTSREEESTS from the exons ATGGGCAAAGAGGGAGGCCCACAAGGACATGGTGCATTTGCAAGATGGCTGGACaaag ACACTGACGAATGCCTTGGGACCCCCTGTCAGCAGAGATGCAAAAACAGCGTAGGCAGCTACAGGTGTTCCTGTAGACCTGGCTTCCATCTCCATGGCAACCAGCATTCCTGTGTAG ATGTAAACGAGTGTCGGAGGCCCCTGGAAAGGCGAGTGTGTCACCACTCCTGCCATAACACCGTGGGCAGCTTCTTGTGTACCTGCCGACCTGGCTTCAGGCTCCGAGCTGACCGCGTGTCCTGTGAAG CTTTTTCGAAAGCCGCTCTGGCCCCATCGGCCatcctgcagcccctgcagcacCCACCCAAGATGCTTCTGCTGCTCCCAGAGGCAGGCCGGCCTGCCCTCTTCCCTGGACACAGTCCCCCTTCTGGGGCTCCGGGGCCCCGAACTGGGGTCAGGACCACCAGCCTGCCTTCTCCCACCCCTGTACCATTCACGTCCTTGTCCTCTGCCCCAACTCAGCTGCTGGCCACCCTGGTGCCTATCCCTATACCTAGTGCCTCCCTCCCGGGGACCCTCGGGCCTCCCTCACAACTACAGGAGGTGACCCCGTCCTTGCCCAGGGGCCTAGCAGCCACACAGATGGCACCAAGGTCCTCTGCCTGCTGGCACCTGGGAGCCATGTATGAATCGGGGAGCCACTGGACAGAGCCTGGGTGTTTCCAGTGCTGGTGCCAG AATGGGGAGGTGACCTGTGAAAAGGTGACGTGTGAAGCTGCTTGCTCCCACCCGATTCCCTCTGAAGATGGGGGGTGCTGTCCGTCGTGTGCAG GCTGTTTTCATAGTGGCGTCATTCGAGCCGAAGGGGACGTGTTTTCCCCTCCCAACGAGAACTGCACTGTCTGTGTCTGCCTG GCGGGAAATGTGTCCTGCATCTCCCCAGAGTGTCCTCCCGGCCCCTGTCAGACCTCCCTGAAGTCAGATTGCTGCACTTGTGTTCCAG TGAGATGCTATTTCCACGGCCGGTGGTATGCAGACGGAGCTGTGTTCAGTGGGGGTGGTGACGAGTGTACCACCTGTGTCTGCCAG AATGGGGAGGTGGAATGTTCCTTCACACCATGTCCAGAACTGGACTGCCCCCGCGAGGAGTGGTGGCTGGGCCCTGGACAGTGCTGTTTTACCTGCCGGGAGTCCACACCCATGACAG GCTGCTCTCTCGATGACAACGGGGTTGAGTTTCCGATTGGACAGATCTGGTCTCCTGGTGACCCCTGTGAGTTATGCATCTGCCAG gCAGATGGCTCAGTGAGCTGTAAGAGGACAGACTGCGTGGACTCTTGCCCTCACCCAATTCGGATCCCTGGACAGTGTTGCCCGGACTGTTCTGCAG GCTGTACCTACACGGGCAGAATCTTCTACAACAACCAGACGTTCCCGTCAGTGCAGGACCCGTGTCTAAGCTGCATTTGTCTG CTGGGCTCAGTGGCCTGCTCCCCCGTGGACTGCCCCATCACCTGCACCTACCCCTTCCACCCCGACGGAGAGTGCTGCCCGGTGTGCAGAG ATTGCAACTATGAGGGAAGGAAGGTAGTGAATGGCCAGTTGTTCACCTTGGACGATGAGCCCTGTACCCAGTGCACGTGCCAG CTGGGAGAGGTGAGCTGTGAGAAGGTCCCCTGCCAGCTGGCCTGCTTGGACCCCTCTGAGCCCCCTGGGgactgctgctcctcctgcccag atTCCCTGGAAAGAAAGGCAGTGGAGGTGGGCAAAGCAGCTCGGAGCCCCCGTGGAGACGCAGAGGCCCCGGTCAACTGTAGCTCGTGCCCGGGCACCCCAGCAGCGTTGGCTCAGAAGCCAGTGTTTCGTGTCCTCCAACTTCTCAGGACGAACCTGTCTGACACACAGACTTCACCCATGAGCCCCTCAGGAGCCCACACCTCACCCTCATCCCCTTTGGGACCCAGGGGCACATtcccaggggagcctggggccTCCCAGCCCTCATTAGGGCCTTTGATCCCTCCACGAGCCTCCAGTCTACCTCCAGTctctcctggggctcctgggcctCCTCCTGTTACTCCAGAGCCCTCATCCTCCTTCTCTGGGGCCCAGACACTGTCCAGAAGGCCTTCTTCACCTGCTGTTGTCCTGACTGAAGCTTCAGTCCATTCCATGagggcccccagcccctcagagACCCCTGCCATTCTCCTCAGGCCTCGCAGACTCTCTCCTGCCACTGCCAGACTCTCTGCAGCCCTTGTAGCCTCGGCCACCTCCAGCCCTCAGTGGCCTGCTGCGGGGACCTCACGGGAGGAGGAGTCCACCAGCTAA
- the VWCE gene encoding von Willebrand factor C and EGF domain-containing protein isoform X2: protein MVRGARRRLGPHVCLSGFGSGCCPGWAPSMGSGHCTLPLCSFGCGSGICIAPNVCSCQDGEQGATCPEVHGPCGEYGCDLTCNHGGCQEVARVCPVGFSMTETAVGIRCTDIDECLSSSCEGQCVNTEGGFVCECGPGMQLAADRHSCQDTDECLGTPCQQRCKNSVGSYRCSCRPGFHLHGNQHSCVDVNECRRPLERRVCHHSCHNTVGSFLCTCRPGFRLRADRVSCEAFSKAALAPSAILQPLQHPPKMLLLLPEAGRPALFPGHSPPSGAPGPRTGVRTTSLPSPTPVPFTSLSSAPTQLLATLVPIPIPSASLPGTLGPPSQLQEVTPSLPRGLAATQMAPRSSACWHLGAMYESGSHWTEPGCFQCWCQNGEVTCEKVTCEAACSHPIPSEDGGCCPSCAGCFHSGVIRAEGDVFSPPNENCTVCVCLAGNVSCISPECPPGPCQTSLKSDCCTCVPVRCYFHGRWYADGAVFSGGGDECTTCVCQNGEVECSFTPCPELDCPREEWWLGPGQCCFTCRESTPMTGCSLDDNGVEFPIGQIWSPGDPCELCICQADGSVSCKRTDCVDSCPHPIRIPGQCCPDCSAGCTYTGRIFYNNQTFPSVQDPCLSCICLLGSVACSPVDCPITCTYPFHPDGECCPVCRDCNYEGRKVVNGQLFTLDDEPCTQCTCQLGEVSCEKVPCQLACLDPSEPPGDCCSSCPDSLERKAVEVGKAARSPRGDAEAPVNCSSCPGTPAALAQKPVFRVLQLLRTNLSDTQTSPMSPSGAHTSPSSPLGPRGTFPGEPGASQPSLGPLIPPRASSLPPVSPGAPGPPPVTPEPSSSFSGAQTLSRRPSSPAVVLTEASVHSMRAPSPSETPAILLRPRRLSPATARLSAALVASATSSPQWPAAGTSREEESTS, encoded by the exons ACGCCGGCTGGGCCCCCACGTCTGCCTCTCGGGCTTCGGGAGTGGCTGCTGCCCTGGCTGGGCACCCTCCATGGGCAGTGGGCACTGTACCCTTC CCCTCTGCTCCTTTGGCTGCGGGAGTGGCATCTGCATTGCTCCCAATGTCTGTTCCTGCCAGGATGGAGAGCAAGGAGCCACCTGCCCAG AAGTCCATGGACCCTGTGGCGAGTATGGCTGTGACCTTACCTGTAACCATGGCGGCTGTCAGGAGGTGGCCCGAGTGTGCCCTGTGGGCTTCTCCATGACAGAGACAGCTGTCGGCATCAGGTGTACAG aCATTGATGAATGCTTAAGCTCCTCTTGCGAGGGCCAGTGCGTGAACACGGAAGGCGggtttgtgtgtgagtgtgggccAGGCATGCAGCTGGCTGCCGACCGCCACAGCTGCCAAG ACACTGACGAATGCCTTGGGACCCCCTGTCAGCAGAGATGCAAAAACAGCGTAGGCAGCTACAGGTGTTCCTGTAGACCTGGCTTCCATCTCCATGGCAACCAGCATTCCTGTGTAG ATGTAAACGAGTGTCGGAGGCCCCTGGAAAGGCGAGTGTGTCACCACTCCTGCCATAACACCGTGGGCAGCTTCTTGTGTACCTGCCGACCTGGCTTCAGGCTCCGAGCTGACCGCGTGTCCTGTGAAG CTTTTTCGAAAGCCGCTCTGGCCCCATCGGCCatcctgcagcccctgcagcacCCACCCAAGATGCTTCTGCTGCTCCCAGAGGCAGGCCGGCCTGCCCTCTTCCCTGGACACAGTCCCCCTTCTGGGGCTCCGGGGCCCCGAACTGGGGTCAGGACCACCAGCCTGCCTTCTCCCACCCCTGTACCATTCACGTCCTTGTCCTCTGCCCCAACTCAGCTGCTGGCCACCCTGGTGCCTATCCCTATACCTAGTGCCTCCCTCCCGGGGACCCTCGGGCCTCCCTCACAACTACAGGAGGTGACCCCGTCCTTGCCCAGGGGCCTAGCAGCCACACAGATGGCACCAAGGTCCTCTGCCTGCTGGCACCTGGGAGCCATGTATGAATCGGGGAGCCACTGGACAGAGCCTGGGTGTTTCCAGTGCTGGTGCCAG AATGGGGAGGTGACCTGTGAAAAGGTGACGTGTGAAGCTGCTTGCTCCCACCCGATTCCCTCTGAAGATGGGGGGTGCTGTCCGTCGTGTGCAG GCTGTTTTCATAGTGGCGTCATTCGAGCCGAAGGGGACGTGTTTTCCCCTCCCAACGAGAACTGCACTGTCTGTGTCTGCCTG GCGGGAAATGTGTCCTGCATCTCCCCAGAGTGTCCTCCCGGCCCCTGTCAGACCTCCCTGAAGTCAGATTGCTGCACTTGTGTTCCAG TGAGATGCTATTTCCACGGCCGGTGGTATGCAGACGGAGCTGTGTTCAGTGGGGGTGGTGACGAGTGTACCACCTGTGTCTGCCAG AATGGGGAGGTGGAATGTTCCTTCACACCATGTCCAGAACTGGACTGCCCCCGCGAGGAGTGGTGGCTGGGCCCTGGACAGTGCTGTTTTACCTGCCGGGAGTCCACACCCATGACAG GCTGCTCTCTCGATGACAACGGGGTTGAGTTTCCGATTGGACAGATCTGGTCTCCTGGTGACCCCTGTGAGTTATGCATCTGCCAG gCAGATGGCTCAGTGAGCTGTAAGAGGACAGACTGCGTGGACTCTTGCCCTCACCCAATTCGGATCCCTGGACAGTGTTGCCCGGACTGTTCTGCAG GCTGTACCTACACGGGCAGAATCTTCTACAACAACCAGACGTTCCCGTCAGTGCAGGACCCGTGTCTAAGCTGCATTTGTCTG CTGGGCTCAGTGGCCTGCTCCCCCGTGGACTGCCCCATCACCTGCACCTACCCCTTCCACCCCGACGGAGAGTGCTGCCCGGTGTGCAGAG ATTGCAACTATGAGGGAAGGAAGGTAGTGAATGGCCAGTTGTTCACCTTGGACGATGAGCCCTGTACCCAGTGCACGTGCCAG CTGGGAGAGGTGAGCTGTGAGAAGGTCCCCTGCCAGCTGGCCTGCTTGGACCCCTCTGAGCCCCCTGGGgactgctgctcctcctgcccag atTCCCTGGAAAGAAAGGCAGTGGAGGTGGGCAAAGCAGCTCGGAGCCCCCGTGGAGACGCAGAGGCCCCGGTCAACTGTAGCTCGTGCCCGGGCACCCCAGCAGCGTTGGCTCAGAAGCCAGTGTTTCGTGTCCTCCAACTTCTCAGGACGAACCTGTCTGACACACAGACTTCACCCATGAGCCCCTCAGGAGCCCACACCTCACCCTCATCCCCTTTGGGACCCAGGGGCACATtcccaggggagcctggggccTCCCAGCCCTCATTAGGGCCTTTGATCCCTCCACGAGCCTCCAGTCTACCTCCAGTctctcctggggctcctgggcctCCTCCTGTTACTCCAGAGCCCTCATCCTCCTTCTCTGGGGCCCAGACACTGTCCAGAAGGCCTTCTTCACCTGCTGTTGTCCTGACTGAAGCTTCAGTCCATTCCATGagggcccccagcccctcagagACCCCTGCCATTCTCCTCAGGCCTCGCAGACTCTCTCCTGCCACTGCCAGACTCTCTGCAGCCCTTGTAGCCTCGGCCACCTCCAGCCCTCAGTGGCCTGCTGCGGGGACCTCACGGGAGGAGGAGTCCACCAGCTAA
- the VWCE gene encoding von Willebrand factor C and EGF domain-containing protein isoform X1, which yields MWAALVLRAACLALLLPGAPGRSHGGRPPPGRLAAERRRLGPHVCLSGFGSGCCPGWAPSMGSGHCTLPLCSFGCGSGICIAPNVCSCQDGEQGATCPEVHGPCGEYGCDLTCNHGGCQEVARVCPVGFSMTETAVGIRCTDIDECLSSSCEGQCVNTEGGFVCECGPGMQLAADRHSCQDTDECLGTPCQQRCKNSVGSYRCSCRPGFHLHGNQHSCVDVNECRRPLERRVCHHSCHNTVGSFLCTCRPGFRLRADRVSCEAFSKAALAPSAILQPLQHPPKMLLLLPEAGRPALFPGHSPPSGAPGPRTGVRTTSLPSPTPVPFTSLSSAPTQLLATLVPIPIPSASLPGTLGPPSQLQEVTPSLPRGLAATQMAPRSSACWHLGAMYESGSHWTEPGCFQCWCQNGEVTCEKVTCEAACSHPIPSEDGGCCPSCAGCFHSGVIRAEGDVFSPPNENCTVCVCLAGNVSCISPECPPGPCQTSLKSDCCTCVPVRCYFHGRWYADGAVFSGGGDECTTCVCQNGEVECSFTPCPELDCPREEWWLGPGQCCFTCRESTPMTGCSLDDNGVEFPIGQIWSPGDPCELCICQADGSVSCKRTDCVDSCPHPIRIPGQCCPDCSAGCTYTGRIFYNNQTFPSVQDPCLSCICLLGSVACSPVDCPITCTYPFHPDGECCPVCRDCNYEGRKVVNGQLFTLDDEPCTQCTCQLGEVSCEKVPCQLACLDPSEPPGDCCSSCPDSLERKAVEVGKAARSPRGDAEAPVNCSSCPGTPAALAQKPVFRVLQLLRTNLSDTQTSPMSPSGAHTSPSSPLGPRGTFPGEPGASQPSLGPLIPPRASSLPPVSPGAPGPPPVTPEPSSSFSGAQTLSRRPSSPAVVLTEASVHSMRAPSPSETPAILLRPRRLSPATARLSAALVASATSSPQWPAAGTSREEESTS from the exons ACGCCGGCTGGGCCCCCACGTCTGCCTCTCGGGCTTCGGGAGTGGCTGCTGCCCTGGCTGGGCACCCTCCATGGGCAGTGGGCACTGTACCCTTC CCCTCTGCTCCTTTGGCTGCGGGAGTGGCATCTGCATTGCTCCCAATGTCTGTTCCTGCCAGGATGGAGAGCAAGGAGCCACCTGCCCAG AAGTCCATGGACCCTGTGGCGAGTATGGCTGTGACCTTACCTGTAACCATGGCGGCTGTCAGGAGGTGGCCCGAGTGTGCCCTGTGGGCTTCTCCATGACAGAGACAGCTGTCGGCATCAGGTGTACAG aCATTGATGAATGCTTAAGCTCCTCTTGCGAGGGCCAGTGCGTGAACACGGAAGGCGggtttgtgtgtgagtgtgggccAGGCATGCAGCTGGCTGCCGACCGCCACAGCTGCCAAG ACACTGACGAATGCCTTGGGACCCCCTGTCAGCAGAGATGCAAAAACAGCGTAGGCAGCTACAGGTGTTCCTGTAGACCTGGCTTCCATCTCCATGGCAACCAGCATTCCTGTGTAG ATGTAAACGAGTGTCGGAGGCCCCTGGAAAGGCGAGTGTGTCACCACTCCTGCCATAACACCGTGGGCAGCTTCTTGTGTACCTGCCGACCTGGCTTCAGGCTCCGAGCTGACCGCGTGTCCTGTGAAG CTTTTTCGAAAGCCGCTCTGGCCCCATCGGCCatcctgcagcccctgcagcacCCACCCAAGATGCTTCTGCTGCTCCCAGAGGCAGGCCGGCCTGCCCTCTTCCCTGGACACAGTCCCCCTTCTGGGGCTCCGGGGCCCCGAACTGGGGTCAGGACCACCAGCCTGCCTTCTCCCACCCCTGTACCATTCACGTCCTTGTCCTCTGCCCCAACTCAGCTGCTGGCCACCCTGGTGCCTATCCCTATACCTAGTGCCTCCCTCCCGGGGACCCTCGGGCCTCCCTCACAACTACAGGAGGTGACCCCGTCCTTGCCCAGGGGCCTAGCAGCCACACAGATGGCACCAAGGTCCTCTGCCTGCTGGCACCTGGGAGCCATGTATGAATCGGGGAGCCACTGGACAGAGCCTGGGTGTTTCCAGTGCTGGTGCCAG AATGGGGAGGTGACCTGTGAAAAGGTGACGTGTGAAGCTGCTTGCTCCCACCCGATTCCCTCTGAAGATGGGGGGTGCTGTCCGTCGTGTGCAG GCTGTTTTCATAGTGGCGTCATTCGAGCCGAAGGGGACGTGTTTTCCCCTCCCAACGAGAACTGCACTGTCTGTGTCTGCCTG GCGGGAAATGTGTCCTGCATCTCCCCAGAGTGTCCTCCCGGCCCCTGTCAGACCTCCCTGAAGTCAGATTGCTGCACTTGTGTTCCAG TGAGATGCTATTTCCACGGCCGGTGGTATGCAGACGGAGCTGTGTTCAGTGGGGGTGGTGACGAGTGTACCACCTGTGTCTGCCAG AATGGGGAGGTGGAATGTTCCTTCACACCATGTCCAGAACTGGACTGCCCCCGCGAGGAGTGGTGGCTGGGCCCTGGACAGTGCTGTTTTACCTGCCGGGAGTCCACACCCATGACAG GCTGCTCTCTCGATGACAACGGGGTTGAGTTTCCGATTGGACAGATCTGGTCTCCTGGTGACCCCTGTGAGTTATGCATCTGCCAG gCAGATGGCTCAGTGAGCTGTAAGAGGACAGACTGCGTGGACTCTTGCCCTCACCCAATTCGGATCCCTGGACAGTGTTGCCCGGACTGTTCTGCAG GCTGTACCTACACGGGCAGAATCTTCTACAACAACCAGACGTTCCCGTCAGTGCAGGACCCGTGTCTAAGCTGCATTTGTCTG CTGGGCTCAGTGGCCTGCTCCCCCGTGGACTGCCCCATCACCTGCACCTACCCCTTCCACCCCGACGGAGAGTGCTGCCCGGTGTGCAGAG ATTGCAACTATGAGGGAAGGAAGGTAGTGAATGGCCAGTTGTTCACCTTGGACGATGAGCCCTGTACCCAGTGCACGTGCCAG CTGGGAGAGGTGAGCTGTGAGAAGGTCCCCTGCCAGCTGGCCTGCTTGGACCCCTCTGAGCCCCCTGGGgactgctgctcctcctgcccag atTCCCTGGAAAGAAAGGCAGTGGAGGTGGGCAAAGCAGCTCGGAGCCCCCGTGGAGACGCAGAGGCCCCGGTCAACTGTAGCTCGTGCCCGGGCACCCCAGCAGCGTTGGCTCAGAAGCCAGTGTTTCGTGTCCTCCAACTTCTCAGGACGAACCTGTCTGACACACAGACTTCACCCATGAGCCCCTCAGGAGCCCACACCTCACCCTCATCCCCTTTGGGACCCAGGGGCACATtcccaggggagcctggggccTCCCAGCCCTCATTAGGGCCTTTGATCCCTCCACGAGCCTCCAGTCTACCTCCAGTctctcctggggctcctgggcctCCTCCTGTTACTCCAGAGCCCTCATCCTCCTTCTCTGGGGCCCAGACACTGTCCAGAAGGCCTTCTTCACCTGCTGTTGTCCTGACTGAAGCTTCAGTCCATTCCATGagggcccccagcccctcagagACCCCTGCCATTCTCCTCAGGCCTCGCAGACTCTCTCCTGCCACTGCCAGACTCTCTGCAGCCCTTGTAGCCTCGGCCACCTCCAGCCCTCAGTGGCCTGCTGCGGGGACCTCACGGGAGGAGGAGTCCACCAGCTAA
- the VWCE gene encoding von Willebrand factor C and EGF domain-containing protein isoform X4, whose amino-acid sequence MGSGHCTLPLCSFGCGSGICIAPNVCSCQDGEQGATCPEVHGPCGEYGCDLTCNHGGCQEVARVCPVGFSMTETAVGIRCTDIDECLSSSCEGQCVNTEGGFVCECGPGMQLAADRHSCQDTDECLGTPCQQRCKNSVGSYRCSCRPGFHLHGNQHSCVDVNECRRPLERRVCHHSCHNTVGSFLCTCRPGFRLRADRVSCEAFSKAALAPSAILQPLQHPPKMLLLLPEAGRPALFPGHSPPSGAPGPRTGVRTTSLPSPTPVPFTSLSSAPTQLLATLVPIPIPSASLPGTLGPPSQLQEVTPSLPRGLAATQMAPRSSACWHLGAMYESGSHWTEPGCFQCWCQNGEVTCEKVTCEAACSHPIPSEDGGCCPSCAGCFHSGVIRAEGDVFSPPNENCTVCVCLAGNVSCISPECPPGPCQTSLKSDCCTCVPVRCYFHGRWYADGAVFSGGGDECTTCVCQNGEVECSFTPCPELDCPREEWWLGPGQCCFTCRESTPMTGCSLDDNGVEFPIGQIWSPGDPCELCICQADGSVSCKRTDCVDSCPHPIRIPGQCCPDCSAGCTYTGRIFYNNQTFPSVQDPCLSCICLLGSVACSPVDCPITCTYPFHPDGECCPVCRDCNYEGRKVVNGQLFTLDDEPCTQCTCQLGEVSCEKVPCQLACLDPSEPPGDCCSSCPDSLERKAVEVGKAARSPRGDAEAPVNCSSCPGTPAALAQKPVFRVLQLLRTNLSDTQTSPMSPSGAHTSPSSPLGPRGTFPGEPGASQPSLGPLIPPRASSLPPVSPGAPGPPPVTPEPSSSFSGAQTLSRRPSSPAVVLTEASVHSMRAPSPSETPAILLRPRRLSPATARLSAALVASATSSPQWPAAGTSREEESTS is encoded by the exons ATGGGCAGTGGGCACTGTACCCTTC CCCTCTGCTCCTTTGGCTGCGGGAGTGGCATCTGCATTGCTCCCAATGTCTGTTCCTGCCAGGATGGAGAGCAAGGAGCCACCTGCCCAG AAGTCCATGGACCCTGTGGCGAGTATGGCTGTGACCTTACCTGTAACCATGGCGGCTGTCAGGAGGTGGCCCGAGTGTGCCCTGTGGGCTTCTCCATGACAGAGACAGCTGTCGGCATCAGGTGTACAG aCATTGATGAATGCTTAAGCTCCTCTTGCGAGGGCCAGTGCGTGAACACGGAAGGCGggtttgtgtgtgagtgtgggccAGGCATGCAGCTGGCTGCCGACCGCCACAGCTGCCAAG ACACTGACGAATGCCTTGGGACCCCCTGTCAGCAGAGATGCAAAAACAGCGTAGGCAGCTACAGGTGTTCCTGTAGACCTGGCTTCCATCTCCATGGCAACCAGCATTCCTGTGTAG ATGTAAACGAGTGTCGGAGGCCCCTGGAAAGGCGAGTGTGTCACCACTCCTGCCATAACACCGTGGGCAGCTTCTTGTGTACCTGCCGACCTGGCTTCAGGCTCCGAGCTGACCGCGTGTCCTGTGAAG CTTTTTCGAAAGCCGCTCTGGCCCCATCGGCCatcctgcagcccctgcagcacCCACCCAAGATGCTTCTGCTGCTCCCAGAGGCAGGCCGGCCTGCCCTCTTCCCTGGACACAGTCCCCCTTCTGGGGCTCCGGGGCCCCGAACTGGGGTCAGGACCACCAGCCTGCCTTCTCCCACCCCTGTACCATTCACGTCCTTGTCCTCTGCCCCAACTCAGCTGCTGGCCACCCTGGTGCCTATCCCTATACCTAGTGCCTCCCTCCCGGGGACCCTCGGGCCTCCCTCACAACTACAGGAGGTGACCCCGTCCTTGCCCAGGGGCCTAGCAGCCACACAGATGGCACCAAGGTCCTCTGCCTGCTGGCACCTGGGAGCCATGTATGAATCGGGGAGCCACTGGACAGAGCCTGGGTGTTTCCAGTGCTGGTGCCAG AATGGGGAGGTGACCTGTGAAAAGGTGACGTGTGAAGCTGCTTGCTCCCACCCGATTCCCTCTGAAGATGGGGGGTGCTGTCCGTCGTGTGCAG GCTGTTTTCATAGTGGCGTCATTCGAGCCGAAGGGGACGTGTTTTCCCCTCCCAACGAGAACTGCACTGTCTGTGTCTGCCTG GCGGGAAATGTGTCCTGCATCTCCCCAGAGTGTCCTCCCGGCCCCTGTCAGACCTCCCTGAAGTCAGATTGCTGCACTTGTGTTCCAG TGAGATGCTATTTCCACGGCCGGTGGTATGCAGACGGAGCTGTGTTCAGTGGGGGTGGTGACGAGTGTACCACCTGTGTCTGCCAG AATGGGGAGGTGGAATGTTCCTTCACACCATGTCCAGAACTGGACTGCCCCCGCGAGGAGTGGTGGCTGGGCCCTGGACAGTGCTGTTTTACCTGCCGGGAGTCCACACCCATGACAG GCTGCTCTCTCGATGACAACGGGGTTGAGTTTCCGATTGGACAGATCTGGTCTCCTGGTGACCCCTGTGAGTTATGCATCTGCCAG gCAGATGGCTCAGTGAGCTGTAAGAGGACAGACTGCGTGGACTCTTGCCCTCACCCAATTCGGATCCCTGGACAGTGTTGCCCGGACTGTTCTGCAG GCTGTACCTACACGGGCAGAATCTTCTACAACAACCAGACGTTCCCGTCAGTGCAGGACCCGTGTCTAAGCTGCATTTGTCTG CTGGGCTCAGTGGCCTGCTCCCCCGTGGACTGCCCCATCACCTGCACCTACCCCTTCCACCCCGACGGAGAGTGCTGCCCGGTGTGCAGAG ATTGCAACTATGAGGGAAGGAAGGTAGTGAATGGCCAGTTGTTCACCTTGGACGATGAGCCCTGTACCCAGTGCACGTGCCAG CTGGGAGAGGTGAGCTGTGAGAAGGTCCCCTGCCAGCTGGCCTGCTTGGACCCCTCTGAGCCCCCTGGGgactgctgctcctcctgcccag atTCCCTGGAAAGAAAGGCAGTGGAGGTGGGCAAAGCAGCTCGGAGCCCCCGTGGAGACGCAGAGGCCCCGGTCAACTGTAGCTCGTGCCCGGGCACCCCAGCAGCGTTGGCTCAGAAGCCAGTGTTTCGTGTCCTCCAACTTCTCAGGACGAACCTGTCTGACACACAGACTTCACCCATGAGCCCCTCAGGAGCCCACACCTCACCCTCATCCCCTTTGGGACCCAGGGGCACATtcccaggggagcctggggccTCCCAGCCCTCATTAGGGCCTTTGATCCCTCCACGAGCCTCCAGTCTACCTCCAGTctctcctggggctcctgggcctCCTCCTGTTACTCCAGAGCCCTCATCCTCCTTCTCTGGGGCCCAGACACTGTCCAGAAGGCCTTCTTCACCTGCTGTTGTCCTGACTGAAGCTTCAGTCCATTCCATGagggcccccagcccctcagagACCCCTGCCATTCTCCTCAGGCCTCGCAGACTCTCTCCTGCCACTGCCAGACTCTCTGCAGCCCTTGTAGCCTCGGCCACCTCCAGCCCTCAGTGGCCTGCTGCGGGGACCTCACGGGAGGAGGAGTCCACCAGCTAA